One Actinospica robiniae DSM 44927 genomic region harbors:
- a CDS encoding helix-turn-helix domain-containing protein, whose translation MHSPANTPKLADAASLPPVLGLRASAAWLGISPSTAYRLVEADQFPVPVHRIGTSLRVPTTALLAYLGITAPASAPAMHAAAAGAAAGDAAAAGAGAVTGRTRTAGEPPRPGLRPVGRASVDGPRAL comes from the coding sequence ATGCACTCGCCGGCGAACACCCCGAAGCTGGCCGACGCCGCATCACTCCCGCCCGTCCTCGGGCTGCGGGCGAGCGCCGCGTGGCTCGGCATCAGCCCGAGCACCGCCTACCGGCTCGTCGAGGCCGACCAGTTCCCCGTGCCGGTTCACCGGATCGGCACCAGCCTGCGCGTTCCGACCACGGCGCTGCTGGCCTACCTCGGCATCACCGCGCCCGCCTCCGCACCCGCCATGCACGCAGCGGCGGCCGGAGCCGCAGCGGGCGATGCGGCGGCGGCCGGGGCCGGGGCGGTGACCGGCCGCACGCGCACGGCCGGAGAACCTCCGCGCCCGGGGTTGCGCCCCGTCGGCCGAGCGAGCGTCGATGGACCACGCGCCCTTTGA
- a CDS encoding helix-turn-helix domain-containing protein — translation MNATQPPTISGAQDLPPMIDLITAARYLGIGRTTAYALAAKNALPVPVVRIGTALRVPTVPLLKILRIDC, via the coding sequence ATGAACGCGACCCAGCCCCCCACGATCAGCGGCGCGCAGGATCTGCCACCGATGATCGACCTGATTACCGCCGCCAGGTACCTCGGTATCGGCCGCACCACCGCCTACGCGCTCGCCGCCAAGAACGCCCTGCCGGTACCGGTGGTGCGCATCGGCACGGCGCTGCGAGTCCCGACGGTACCGCTGCTCAAGATCCTCAGGATCGACTGCTGA
- a CDS encoding TRM11 family SAM-dependent methyltransferase, giving the protein MHFDDHDRPYESRSCDRQQPLPGMEHWCEAERRTVRPASVLCTGQQVSKTQRQGRYLPESVKHPARMLPAIARHVIETYTAPGDLVLDPMCGIGTTLIEAMHAGRNAVGVEYEKQWTALAQRGINHARTEGATGAGFVWNADARHLPDQLIEAARGRVKLLLTSPPYGPSCHGQVHVDGRAGHAGPVEKYDQRYSRDRRNLAHRPPRELLAGFTRILQAAEPLLAPGAYVAVTARPWRREGVLIDLPSAVITAGKAAGLVPVERCAALLARCEASDLEDPASCGCGCTGGATRYRSQERLVAHLSFMQIKGVRDAIAAGIPRAGIQHEDLIILSREQSA; this is encoded by the coding sequence ATGCACTTCGACGACCACGACCGACCGTACGAGTCTCGGTCCTGCGACAGGCAGCAGCCGCTGCCCGGGATGGAACACTGGTGCGAGGCCGAGCGCCGCACCGTCCGCCCGGCCTCGGTGCTGTGCACCGGACAGCAGGTCTCCAAGACCCAACGCCAAGGCCGCTACCTGCCCGAGAGCGTCAAACACCCCGCCCGCATGCTCCCGGCCATCGCGCGCCACGTCATCGAGACCTACACCGCTCCCGGGGACCTCGTCCTGGACCCCATGTGCGGGATCGGCACCACCCTGATCGAAGCGATGCACGCCGGGCGCAACGCCGTCGGCGTCGAGTACGAGAAGCAGTGGACCGCCTTGGCGCAGCGCGGCATCAATCACGCCCGCACCGAGGGCGCGACCGGCGCCGGATTCGTCTGGAACGCCGATGCTCGCCACCTCCCCGACCAGCTGATCGAAGCAGCGCGGGGCCGGGTCAAGCTGCTGCTGACCTCACCGCCCTACGGCCCGTCCTGCCACGGACAAGTCCACGTCGACGGCCGCGCCGGGCACGCCGGGCCGGTCGAGAAGTACGACCAGCGCTACTCGCGCGACCGACGCAACCTCGCCCACCGGCCCCCGCGGGAACTGCTCGCCGGCTTCACCCGCATCCTCCAGGCCGCCGAGCCCCTGCTCGCCCCCGGGGCGTACGTCGCGGTCACCGCCCGCCCCTGGCGACGCGAAGGCGTCCTGATCGACCTGCCCTCAGCTGTGATCACCGCCGGCAAAGCAGCCGGGCTCGTCCCGGTCGAACGCTGTGCGGCTTTGCTGGCGCGCTGCGAGGCATCCGACCTCGAGGACCCCGCCTCCTGCGGCTGCGGCTGCACCGGCGGCGCCACCCGCTACCGCAGCCAGGAGCGCCTCGTCGCGCACCTCTCCTTCATGCAGATCAAAGGCGTACGCGACGCAATCGCCGCAGGCATCCCCCGCGCAGGCATCCAGCATGAAGATCTGATCATCCTCAGCCGGGAGCAGTCGGCATGA
- a CDS encoding pilin, whose translation MLLSTAATAHPTVLAVASIPQVITNITNVVAGLLAGAATLSLTVGGLRHLLSAGDPGEVSAAKRAYKEAAFGYLIAVLAPALVALLKTVVGAS comes from the coding sequence GTGCTGCTGTCCACCGCGGCCACCGCGCACCCGACCGTGCTGGCGGTCGCTTCGATTCCGCAGGTCATCACGAACATCACCAACGTGGTCGCCGGGTTGCTGGCCGGCGCGGCCACGCTGTCTCTGACCGTCGGGGGACTGCGGCATCTGCTGTCGGCCGGGGACCCGGGGGAGGTCTCAGCCGCCAAACGCGCCTATAAGGAGGCCGCGTTCGGCTACCTGATCGCGGTGCTCGCTCCGGCTCTGGTCGCCCTGCTCAAGACGGTCGTGGGGGCGAGCTGA
- a CDS encoding PrgI family protein: MNPATPRPVPVPANIEVDARLAGPFTARQCAILAVTAAFALAEGEALRAISCLSPVVVIAAVAPVVFAGCLLALVKPGGVSADRLLCAAIRYLRTARTRASAAPRVALPDGVARLVPLYQHIDEQDGAGVVELDGQEAAVVIEARPRCLQLADADEARAVLVAIGTVLAAQSGSFCLSTLTERVSLDERAQIAAETAELLTTPQLADLARRQAEHVRDLAGGRELWHRRHLITIREAGAGAPTRAAHRARATTQLLESCGIKSRVLDPAELTALLIAACAPERSFLPKRLAPPGRPVTARLLILEQE; this comes from the coding sequence ATGAATCCCGCTACCCCGCGTCCGGTGCCGGTGCCTGCGAACATCGAGGTCGACGCGCGCCTCGCCGGGCCGTTTACCGCCCGGCAGTGCGCGATCCTCGCGGTCACCGCGGCGTTCGCGCTCGCCGAGGGCGAGGCTCTGCGCGCCATCTCGTGTCTCTCGCCCGTGGTCGTGATCGCCGCTGTGGCGCCGGTGGTGTTCGCGGGATGCCTGCTGGCGCTGGTCAAGCCCGGCGGCGTGTCGGCCGACCGGCTGCTGTGCGCCGCGATCAGGTATCTGCGGACCGCTCGCACGCGGGCCAGCGCTGCGCCGCGTGTCGCGCTACCCGACGGGGTCGCCCGCCTCGTGCCGCTCTATCAGCACATCGACGAACAGGACGGGGCCGGTGTCGTCGAGCTCGACGGCCAGGAGGCCGCCGTAGTGATCGAAGCGCGGCCGCGCTGCCTGCAGCTCGCCGACGCCGACGAGGCCCGCGCGGTGCTGGTGGCGATTGGAACCGTGCTGGCCGCGCAGTCCGGGTCCTTTTGCCTCTCCACGCTCACCGAGCGCGTCAGCCTGGACGAGCGTGCCCAGATCGCAGCCGAGACCGCCGAACTCCTCACCACACCCCAGCTCGCTGATCTCGCCAGACGGCAGGCCGAACACGTGCGCGACCTGGCCGGCGGCCGCGAGCTGTGGCACCGCAGACACCTGATTACGATCCGAGAGGCGGGTGCCGGGGCGCCGACTCGTGCCGCACATCGCGCCCGAGCCACGACGCAGTTACTGGAATCCTGCGGAATCAAGTCCCGTGTCCTGGATCCGGCCGAGTTGACCGCGCTGCTCATCGCAGCCTGCGCACCCGAGCGTTCTTTCCTTCCAAAACGCCTCGCGCCGCCCGGCCGTCCGGTCACGGCACGCCTCTTGATCTTGGAGCAGGAATGA
- a CDS encoding VirB4 family type IV secretion system protein yields the protein MEIDGVHATTLAVTGYPAEVLPGWLEALTAYPARLDVALHAESVPPQIAADRLRRRRTRLEAGRREGAGRGRIDDPQVESAAQDAAELAGRIARSETKLFTAGLYLTCYAESAEDLAHLVGDVKALLSASLTTVQSPTFRILAAWQATLPGGPDRIGQVRILDTAALAACAPLTSPEIGDEESLSVTAVFAGLSAVTGAPVFRDRWAEVNHNSLILGASGAGKSYLAKTDLIRELCTGTVGTVIDPEGEYVALAEAVGGRIIELGLPGGALNVLELPHPDAAGPCELASRVLDLHALCAVLIGTERAERLRPALDRAAMNAYRTAGISEDTSTWVRPAPDLAAVAQQAAAGFDPASMELAGLLEPYAAGSYAAPFNRAEPEREGEAPLTVYTLRHLPDALRPAGIMLVLSRIWSEARRGERRRMLLIDEVWQLLQEPDAARFVLRLAKSARKYRLGLSLATQDVGDLLASDLGTAVACNAAIQILLGQAPQALARVTDAFDLTAGERDFVATAPRGYALQRTRAGRTALAVIATPDEEPFLHTGI from the coding sequence GTGGAAATCGACGGCGTCCACGCGACCACGTTGGCGGTGACCGGCTATCCGGCCGAGGTGCTGCCCGGCTGGCTCGAAGCGCTCACCGCGTATCCCGCGCGCCTCGACGTCGCCCTGCACGCCGAATCGGTCCCCCCACAGATCGCCGCGGACAGACTGCGCAGGCGCCGCACCCGGCTAGAAGCCGGGCGCCGCGAGGGTGCGGGCCGAGGCCGGATCGATGACCCACAGGTCGAATCCGCCGCCCAGGACGCGGCCGAGCTCGCCGGGCGCATCGCCCGGTCTGAGACGAAACTGTTCACCGCCGGCCTCTACCTGACCTGCTACGCGGAGTCGGCCGAGGATCTCGCGCACCTCGTCGGCGACGTGAAGGCGCTGCTCTCGGCCTCGCTCACGACCGTGCAATCACCGACGTTCCGCATCCTCGCGGCCTGGCAGGCCACGCTGCCGGGCGGACCGGACCGCATCGGGCAGGTCAGGATCCTCGATACCGCCGCGCTCGCGGCATGCGCGCCGCTGACCAGCCCCGAGATCGGCGACGAAGAATCGCTCTCGGTTACGGCCGTGTTCGCGGGGCTCTCGGCGGTCACCGGCGCTCCGGTGTTCCGCGACCGCTGGGCCGAGGTGAACCACAATAGCCTGATTCTCGGCGCGTCCGGGGCCGGGAAGTCGTACCTGGCCAAGACAGACCTAATCAGGGAGCTGTGTACGGGAACGGTCGGGACGGTGATCGACCCGGAGGGCGAGTACGTCGCGCTGGCCGAGGCCGTCGGCGGCCGGATCATCGAGCTCGGCCTGCCCGGCGGCGCGCTGAACGTGCTCGAGCTCCCGCACCCGGATGCGGCAGGGCCCTGCGAGCTGGCGAGCCGGGTGCTGGACCTGCACGCCCTGTGCGCGGTACTCATCGGTACCGAGCGCGCAGAGCGGCTGCGCCCGGCCTTGGACCGGGCCGCGATGAACGCCTACCGCACAGCCGGGATCAGCGAGGACACCTCGACCTGGGTACGCCCGGCACCGGACCTCGCCGCCGTCGCGCAGCAGGCGGCCGCAGGGTTCGACCCCGCTTCGATGGAACTGGCCGGGCTCCTTGAGCCGTATGCGGCCGGGTCGTACGCCGCGCCGTTCAACCGCGCAGAGCCTGAGCGCGAGGGCGAGGCGCCGCTGACGGTGTACACGCTGCGGCACCTGCCCGACGCGCTGCGACCGGCGGGAATAATGCTGGTGCTCTCGCGGATCTGGAGCGAAGCGCGTCGCGGTGAGCGCCGGCGGATGCTGCTGATCGACGAGGTCTGGCAGCTGCTTCAGGAGCCGGACGCCGCACGGTTCGTGCTGCGGTTAGCGAAATCCGCGCGCAAGTATCGGCTTGGGCTCTCCCTCGCCACCCAGGACGTCGGCGACCTTCTCGCTTCGGACCTCGGCACGGCGGTGGCGTGCAACGCGGCGATCCAGATCCTGCTCGGCCAGGCGCCCCAAGCCCTCGCGCGCGTCACCGACGCTTTCGACCTCACGGCGGGTGAGCGCGACTTCGTGGCCACCGCGCCGCGCGGCTACGCCCTGCAGCGCACCCGCGCCGGACGCACGGCCCTCGCCGTGATCGCCACCCCCGACGAAGAACCGTTCCTGCACACCGGCATCTGA
- a CDS encoding type IV secretory system conjugative DNA transfer family protein: MMNLHTDPFAVLAPAGWLTSALREARALAIRDWPQVSITAAFSAYSATATVSRTRRHRRNQLLTGARVLEIACPPESSPSGAVTLWSNLLGLHRPRSARLIHGQPHVAFEYVFTGRELSIRMWVPGRVPPRMVERAIEAAWPGARAKALDLPLSPLPPAGPGDAVTGGRLVLARTEALPLNVKHDADPLRALIGAGTALGAGQGACVQVLARPASSRRVARARHRLRRLEGKQYATATSMLFDTLTPGRADGARPSAFMDARLVADARAAAGKLAGPLYEAEIRYAALAPGTDRNSIHRNQRVCRRTCDGAPMAQARGTAHALASATCVYAERNFLRRRRLPDPARRVQLRDMDRSQLFSVAELAALAHLPWDVNAPGLTRAGARATAPAPALPTGGDGGAKVLGDADAGPARAVALPVADARQHVHMLGKTGSGKSTLLVNLILQDAEAGRGQVVIDPMGDLVSNVIDRLPGAALNRPVVLFDPCDETVPVPRVNMLDGAEPYLATDHLVGIFSKIYSGFWGPRTDDLLRAACLTLMQADRARADLPFPTLAEVPELLTDARIRRRYTDALRYDRHRVLLNFWAGYEQHSEAARAQLTAPLLNKLRGFLMRDYPARVIASGPTDIDMQAVLSGGLLLARLPKGVLGEETSRLLGSFLIAKTWQGATARAALSPDTHRPDATLIVDEAHTYLNLPLRVEDMLAEARGYRLSLMLAHQDLGQLPAAMREAISANARSKIYFNTSPEDAAKLAKHTYPNLGEHDLSRLGAYQAAVRLVVGGDEQPACTLATRPMPPAIPGRATELRTRLAGNGGPSETTSSTGTTEQEVPS; this comes from the coding sequence ATGATGAACCTGCACACTGACCCCTTCGCTGTGCTCGCCCCGGCCGGCTGGCTGACGTCCGCACTGCGCGAAGCGAGGGCTCTGGCCATCCGGGACTGGCCGCAAGTCTCGATCACCGCCGCATTCTCGGCCTACAGCGCGACCGCGACCGTGAGCCGGACACGCCGCCACAGAAGGAACCAGCTGCTGACCGGGGCACGCGTGCTGGAGATCGCCTGCCCGCCCGAATCCTCCCCGTCAGGTGCGGTCACGCTGTGGAGCAACCTGCTCGGGCTGCACCGGCCCCGCTCCGCCCGGCTCATCCACGGCCAGCCGCACGTCGCGTTCGAATACGTCTTCACCGGCCGTGAGCTCTCGATCCGGATGTGGGTGCCCGGCCGGGTCCCGCCGCGGATGGTCGAGCGCGCGATCGAGGCGGCCTGGCCCGGCGCCCGCGCGAAAGCACTCGACCTGCCCCTCTCCCCGCTGCCCCCGGCCGGCCCCGGCGACGCGGTGACCGGCGGGCGGCTCGTGCTCGCGCGTACCGAGGCGCTCCCGTTGAACGTCAAGCACGACGCCGATCCCCTGCGCGCCTTGATCGGCGCGGGAACTGCGCTGGGTGCGGGTCAGGGTGCGTGCGTGCAGGTACTGGCCCGACCCGCCTCCAGCCGGCGGGTCGCGCGTGCACGCCACCGGCTACGCCGCCTGGAAGGCAAGCAGTACGCCACGGCCACATCCATGCTCTTCGACACCCTTACTCCCGGCCGCGCCGACGGCGCCAGGCCGAGCGCGTTCATGGACGCGCGCCTGGTCGCCGACGCCCGAGCCGCAGCCGGCAAGCTCGCCGGCCCCCTGTACGAGGCGGAGATCCGCTACGCCGCTCTCGCCCCGGGCACCGACCGCAACAGCATCCACCGGAATCAGCGCGTGTGCCGCCGCACCTGCGACGGCGCCCCGATGGCCCAGGCCCGCGGTACCGCGCACGCGCTGGCGTCGGCCACCTGCGTGTACGCCGAGCGCAACTTCCTGCGCCGTCGCCGACTGCCGGACCCGGCCCGCCGTGTCCAACTGCGTGACATGGACCGTAGTCAGCTCTTCTCGGTCGCCGAACTCGCCGCGCTGGCGCATCTGCCGTGGGACGTCAACGCCCCGGGACTAACCAGGGCCGGTGCCCGGGCGACCGCGCCCGCCCCGGCGCTGCCCACGGGCGGTGACGGCGGCGCGAAAGTGCTCGGGGACGCGGATGCGGGTCCGGCGCGAGCGGTCGCGCTTCCGGTGGCCGACGCACGCCAGCACGTGCACATGCTGGGCAAGACCGGGTCGGGCAAGTCCACGCTGCTGGTGAACCTGATCCTGCAAGACGCCGAAGCCGGGCGCGGCCAGGTCGTGATCGACCCGATGGGCGACCTCGTCAGCAATGTCATCGACCGGCTACCCGGTGCGGCACTCAACCGCCCGGTCGTGCTGTTCGACCCCTGCGACGAGACGGTGCCGGTGCCGCGGGTGAACATGCTCGACGGCGCCGAACCCTACCTGGCCACGGACCACCTGGTCGGGATCTTCTCGAAGATCTACAGCGGGTTCTGGGGGCCGCGCACCGACGATCTGCTGCGCGCAGCCTGCCTGACGCTGATGCAGGCGGACCGGGCGCGGGCGGACCTGCCGTTCCCCACGCTGGCCGAGGTACCGGAACTCCTGACAGACGCGCGGATCCGACGCCGCTACACCGACGCGCTCCGTTACGACCGACACCGGGTTCTGCTGAACTTCTGGGCCGGCTACGAGCAGCACTCCGAGGCAGCCCGCGCCCAGCTCACGGCGCCTCTGCTCAACAAGCTGCGCGGGTTCCTGATGCGCGACTACCCGGCCAGGGTCATCGCGTCCGGGCCCACCGACATCGACATGCAGGCCGTGCTCTCCGGCGGGCTGCTGCTCGCGCGGCTGCCCAAGGGCGTGCTGGGGGAGGAGACCTCGCGGCTGCTCGGCAGCTTCCTGATCGCCAAGACCTGGCAGGGCGCCACCGCCCGCGCGGCCCTGAGCCCGGATACGCACCGGCCGGACGCGACGCTGATCGTCGATGAGGCGCACACCTATCTCAACCTGCCGCTGCGGGTGGAGGACATGCTCGCCGAGGCGCGCGGCTACCGCCTCTCGCTCATGCTCGCGCACCAGGACCTCGGGCAGCTGCCGGCCGCTATGCGGGAGGCGATCTCCGCGAACGCCCGCAGCAAGATCTACTTCAATACCTCGCCCGAGGACGCCGCGAAGCTCGCCAAGCACACCTACCCGAACCTCGGCGAACACGACCTGTCCCGACTCGGCGCGTACCAGGCCGCCGTCCGCCTCGTGGTCGGCGGAGACGAACAGCCCGCGTGCACCCTGGCGACCAGACCCATGCCGCCGGCCATCCCCGGCCGCGCAACCGAGCTACGTACGCGACTGGCCGGCAACGGCGGCCCTTCCGAGACCACCAGCAGCACCGGCACCACCGAGCAGGAGGTACCCTCATGA
- a CDS encoding replication-relaxation family protein: MTRTHAGNDTAVPLEPPAKRRGGSSNYPAPVDGLAYILFRTTPRDRWLLAMLGEHRLLTAMQIHALAFTRARTMNYRLAQLRELGLLDRFRTLSASWCGAQCYRYILGPRGALLAAAAHDMTPKEYGYNHAKLLRQGARPDLAHTIGLTDALVSLAARAQLAAWWNQYTCMRLWGDLIRPDAYAVHRDPMTEKEFGFFFEHDTGSEHLPQLAEKSAGYARYAAAYGGYRPILIQLPDTEREHRLHGRLAKTPNAAGLPIATTVTAPAERSTAQLHELGAQLAGPAWRPLGEDTRLTLAQIPGHFTDRGIKLLAPLMDDRAVRAPVPIAPKLTSQR; the protein is encoded by the coding sequence ATGACCCGCACCCACGCCGGCAATGACACCGCCGTCCCCCTCGAGCCGCCCGCAAAGAGACGCGGTGGCTCGAGCAACTACCCGGCGCCCGTCGACGGCCTCGCCTACATCCTGTTTCGCACGACACCTCGGGACCGGTGGCTGCTCGCGATGCTCGGCGAGCACCGGCTGCTGACCGCGATGCAGATCCACGCCCTGGCCTTCACCCGTGCCCGCACCATGAACTACCGTCTGGCCCAGTTGCGCGAGCTCGGATTGCTCGACCGGTTCCGGACGCTCAGTGCCTCCTGGTGCGGGGCGCAGTGCTACCGCTACATCCTCGGCCCGCGCGGTGCGCTGCTGGCCGCGGCCGCGCACGACATGACCCCGAAGGAATACGGATACAACCACGCGAAACTGCTGCGGCAAGGCGCGCGCCCGGATCTCGCGCACACCATCGGGCTGACCGACGCACTCGTCTCCCTAGCCGCACGCGCGCAGCTCGCGGCGTGGTGGAACCAGTACACGTGCATGAGGCTGTGGGGGGATCTGATCCGCCCCGACGCCTACGCGGTGCACCGAGACCCGATGACGGAGAAGGAGTTCGGGTTCTTCTTCGAGCATGACACCGGCAGTGAACACCTGCCGCAGCTGGCCGAGAAGAGCGCGGGATACGCGCGCTACGCGGCGGCCTACGGCGGGTACCGCCCGATCCTGATCCAGCTGCCCGACACCGAACGCGAACACCGGCTGCACGGCAGACTCGCGAAGACCCCGAACGCGGCCGGGCTGCCGATCGCCACCACCGTCACCGCCCCCGCCGAACGCTCCACCGCGCAGCTCCACGAACTCGGCGCCCAGCTGGCCGGACCGGCCTGGAGGCCGCTCGGCGAGGACACGCGCCTGACGCTCGCGCAGATTCCCGGCCACTTCACGGACCGAGGGATCAAGCTCCTCGCCCCGCTCATGGATGACCGCGCAGTGCGCGCCCCGGTCCCCATCGCGCCGAAACTCACCAGCCAGCGGTAG
- a CDS encoding DUF317 domain-containing protein, with protein sequence MTSTRTPARTGRRTGGPDALVAESAPDHTTAPAAVRMVPAYAAGCGLPETALNAGAEFRRGQDENETGWAVSPDGHLRVEFAPESSRYAGNPMGGLWLVTYTDPEAPRGGWRAQFGDNCPAEAIAAFVKALAIPGGLDPDRADTDQAEARITVEISTGIAEAAAEEQAQPDTQPEPAQATAPADR encoded by the coding sequence ATGACTTCTACCCGTACCCCTGCCCGCACCGGCCGTCGCACCGGCGGCCCTGACGCCCTCGTCGCCGAATCGGCCCCGGACCACACCACCGCCCCTGCCGCTGTGCGCATGGTGCCCGCGTATGCGGCCGGTTGCGGCCTGCCCGAGACGGCCCTTAACGCCGGTGCCGAGTTCCGTCGCGGGCAGGATGAGAACGAGACCGGCTGGGCCGTCAGCCCGGACGGTCACCTGCGCGTCGAGTTCGCGCCCGAGTCCAGCCGCTACGCGGGCAACCCGATGGGCGGGCTGTGGCTGGTCACCTACACCGATCCCGAGGCGCCGCGGGGCGGGTGGCGCGCGCAGTTCGGGGACAACTGCCCCGCCGAGGCGATCGCGGCGTTCGTCAAGGCCCTGGCGATCCCCGGCGGCCTGGACCCCGACCGCGCCGATACGGACCAGGCCGAGGCCCGGATCACCGTCGAGATCAGCACCGGTATCGCTGAGGCGGCGGCGGAAGAGCAGGCGCAACCGGACACGCAGCCGGAGCCCGCCCAGGCCACCGCTCCCGCCGACCGGTAG
- a CDS encoding DUF2637 domain-containing protein yields MQSAHPVHSPWVSRTHLVALAVATLLAGAIAGIGMLASFHTVSTRIRPSFKGWAWTVPVTLDASIASFSILELVLLRLALPHILARIAVYAATAATVYLNTRDITAGGDRAQLIAHAAMPCVWALYIELLRSGAAALTRRERHDAEHPVLALLLAPKPVLADWRRGILAPAAPSRPRVPKMSAGCGHFRPRPDLHVRAVRDSADIFPSPDQQTAQTAAPPVLDGSPASTLSAPLPADQPSRVGKGRGLTGRPAVLDLAHRQPELSSAQIAERLNLAPRTVRRHLGGR; encoded by the coding sequence TTGCAGTCGGCACACCCGGTCCACAGCCCGTGGGTCAGCAGGACACATCTCGTCGCGCTGGCCGTCGCCACGCTCCTGGCCGGCGCCATCGCCGGCATCGGCATGCTCGCCTCCTTCCACACGGTCAGCACACGGATTCGGCCGAGTTTCAAGGGCTGGGCCTGGACCGTGCCGGTCACCCTCGATGCGAGTATCGCCTCCTTCAGCATCCTCGAGCTCGTGCTGCTCAGGCTGGCGTTGCCCCACATCCTGGCGAGGATCGCGGTCTACGCCGCCACGGCCGCCACCGTCTACCTCAACACCCGGGACATTACTGCTGGAGGCGACCGCGCCCAGCTGATCGCGCACGCCGCGATGCCCTGTGTCTGGGCGCTGTACATCGAGCTCCTGCGCAGCGGAGCCGCCGCCCTCACCCGCCGCGAACGACACGACGCCGAGCACCCCGTCCTCGCCCTCCTGCTCGCACCCAAGCCGGTCCTGGCCGACTGGAGGCGCGGCATCCTCGCCCCGGCCGCGCCGTCGCGGCCGCGCGTGCCGAAAATGTCCGCTGGGTGCGGACATTTTCGTCCGCGCCCCGACCTGCACGTACGTGCCGTGCGCGATAGTGCGGACATTTTCCCCTCACCGGATCAGCAGACCGCCCAGACCGCTGCGCCACCAGTCTTGGACGGCTCGCCGGCATCGACCCTCTCTGCTCCCTTACCTGCGGATCAGCCCTCGCGCGTCGGCAAGGGCCGCGGGCTGACCGGCCGCCCCGCCGTCCTCGACCTCGCCCACCGCCAACCGGAACTGAGCAGCGCACAGATCGCCGAGCGGCTGAACCTCGCCCCCCGCACCGTGCGCCGCCACCTCGGGGGCCGGTAA
- a CDS encoding helix-turn-helix domain-containing protein, with protein sequence MFDHAEGRGGTGAAAGAVRAAVGRGGPAPNGWPGGVSGGPVSRGVWAVLCAAESAVTARQLANAVGTGRESANRVLGQLERAGWARRERGDVKTSTPDLWSPVPEAYETSLATLEPRREPGAAAKLQTAEPSMPTPPPSRQSARMHAASSTPPASPGPRRDAAPPRLAAGGLQELVLELLRSRPEEELSPLQLARMLGGRSQGAVVNACKRLAAKGEALCSCQAPLRFTAAHDPE encoded by the coding sequence ATGTTCGATCACGCGGAGGGACGGGGCGGCACGGGCGCGGCGGCGGGGGCCGTACGCGCCGCTGTGGGGCGTGGCGGCCCCGCGCCGAACGGGTGGCCCGGGGGTGTGTCGGGCGGCCCGGTGTCGCGGGGTGTGTGGGCCGTGTTGTGCGCGGCGGAATCCGCGGTCACCGCGCGGCAGCTCGCTAACGCCGTCGGGACCGGACGGGAATCGGCGAACCGGGTGCTCGGTCAACTCGAGCGGGCGGGCTGGGCCCGACGCGAGCGCGGTGATGTGAAGACGAGCACGCCGGATCTCTGGTCGCCGGTGCCCGAGGCGTACGAGACATCGCTGGCAACGCTCGAACCGAGAAGGGAGCCAGGCGCCGCTGCGAAGCTGCAGACAGCGGAGCCGTCGATGCCGACGCCTCCGCCATCCCGACAGTCGGCACGGATGCACGCCGCGAGCTCAACGCCTCCGGCCTCGCCGGGACCGCGCCGGGACGCTGCCCCGCCGCGGCTGGCGGCTGGCGGGCTTCAGGAGCTGGTGCTCGAGCTGCTGCGGTCACGACCCGAAGAGGAGCTCAGCCCGCTGCAGTTGGCGCGGATGCTTGGCGGTCGATCGCAGGGCGCGGTGGTCAACGCGTGCAAGCGGCTGGCTGCGAAGGGCGAAGCGTTGTGCTCGTGTCAGGCGCCGCTGAGGTTCACGGCGGCGCACGACCCGGAGTAG
- a CDS encoding ATP-binding protein: MPERPALPATQTTNEPGACPAACLASDRSWRELTAPLAADDRAAVSALRHLAHSALTAWGVTAEQAEDVVVVLSELVTNALRHTDGPTRVRLRGHADQLILDVADTSLSLPDFETGPDDDEDQPHGFGLALIASYLAETLMVTQHPECGKTVTATFTIKAAAER, from the coding sequence ATGCCCGAGCGCCCCGCCCTCCCAGCAACGCAGACCACGAACGAGCCCGGAGCCTGCCCCGCCGCCTGCCTCGCCTCGGATCGTTCCTGGCGCGAGCTGACCGCACCTCTCGCGGCGGACGACCGCGCCGCCGTCAGCGCGCTGCGCCACCTCGCACACTCCGCGCTCACCGCGTGGGGAGTCACCGCTGAACAAGCCGAGGATGTGGTCGTGGTCCTATCCGAACTGGTGACCAACGCGCTGCGCCACACCGACGGCCCCACTCGCGTCCGCCTGCGCGGCCACGCCGACCAGCTCATCCTGGACGTCGCCGACACCAGCCTGTCCCTGCCCGATTTCGAGACCGGCCCCGACGATGACGAGGACCAGCCGCACGGCTTCGGCCTGGCATTGATCGCCTCGTACCTGGCCGAGACCCTCATGGTCACTCAGCATCCCGAATGCGGGAAGACCGTCACAGCTACCTTCACGATCAAAGCGGCCGCTGAACGCTGA